The Pontibacter korlensis sequence TGGGGGTAAGATTTCCAAGCGCGAAGCCGCTGCGAGCGGAAGCCAGAGCCAGCCAGGAAGTGGAATTGCAATGTTTTACTGGAGGCTTTTTCTTAGGCAGCCCTTCTTTGTTGATATAATTCTTCCTCAACCTGGCTAGGGGTCAGGTAGCCCAGTGCCGAATGCCTCCGCTTGCGGTTGTAGAAGCCCTCGATGTATTCGAACACGGCCAGCCTGGCCTCTTGTCTGGTGGCGAACCTGTGGTGGTAAACCATTTCGGTCTTCATCGTCTTAAAGAAGCTCTCTGCCACGGCGTTGTCCCAACAGTTGCCCTTGCGGCTCATGCTCTGCAGCACGGGCATCCCCTCCAGCTGCTCCCTGAAGGCGCTGCAGGAATACTGCACGCCCCGGTCAGAGTGGAAGAGCAACTCCCCGCTCAAGGGCCTGTTGCTGAGAGCCATCTGGAAGGCGGCCACCGTGGTGGCCTCCGCCTCCATGGTCTGGCTCAACGCCCAGCCCACCGCCTTCCGGTCGGCCAGGTCCAGCACAGCCGTCAGGTAGAGCCAGCCCTCTTCTGTTCTGATGTAGGTGATGTCCGACACCCACTTTTCGGCCGGTCTGGCTGCGGTAAAGTCCCGGTTGAGATAGTTCTCTGCCACTGTGAGGCTGTGGTTGGAGTCAGTGGTATTGATCCTGTATTTCTTCCGTACAATGCTCTGAATCTGATGTTTTCGCATCAACCTGGCGATGCGGGGACGGGAGGCCTGGATGCCCTGCTCCTTTAGCTCAAAGCTGATGCGGGGGCTGCCGTAGCGGCCCCTGCTCTGCTCATGCACCTGCCTGATCTGGGCCACCAGGCGCTCTTCTCTGAGCTCCCTTAGCCCCACCGGGTGCTTGAGCCAGTAGTAGAATCCGCTGCTGCTCACCCTCAGGACTTTGCACATCTTCTCTACGGGAAATTGGTTCCGGTGCTCTTCTACGAATCCGTATACCGCCCGTCTCCCTTGGAGAAGATGCTGATGGCCTTTTTTAGGATATCTCGCTCCAGCTGCGCCTCCTTTAGCTCTTTCTGCAACCTTTTGATCTCTTTTTGCTCGTCCGTTAAACCTTCGGCCGACCTTATGGGTGTGCCCTCCTTCTGGCGCCACTTGCTAAGTCTGCCGGGGTCAATGCCCAGCTCCAGAGCCACTTCCTTTACCGATCCCCTGGCGTAGGTCAGATCAATGGCCATCCGCTTGAAGGAGGCGTCATATTCTCTTTTTTCCATAACAGCTAAATATAACACTTTCTGTGAAGCTGCCTTTCAATAAGCCTCCAGTCAAAGGTAGCAAGTTCAGTTTCTATATGCCATAGTGTACCGGAGGCACGAAGGCGGCTGGCTGTGCGGCAGCTGGCCCGCAGGCGAGCATAACATGGGCTGCGGCTGGGCTGGCCGTGGCTGAACGGAGTGAGGCGGCGGACAGCCCAGAGAGCAGCCGTTATACTATGGAACAGGCGGCGGAAAAGCAAAAGCCCATCCTACTTGGACAGGCTTCTGTAGTTTATAATCTAAATATAGACATGGGACACAAACTCGCGTCAGCAAGATGCTTCTTTGTGATTAGCTAGACGTAAAAACGGAATAAAGACTAGTACCAGTTTAGCCTAACAACCAGCACCTGTTGGTCCCATCACATACATGACTGTGCAAGTCAGTATTATACATGTTACTGAACAAATAATAACTATATTTATCCCTTTACTGTATTCATCGGCTCTTAACTCTATATCAGCAAGTGTAGAGTATTTGATTGTCCTTAAATGCAAAAGAGCAACCATCGCTCCCCACACCAGAAAAACTAACACAATTAAATAGTCATCAAAAAAACATTGCCAGTGTAAAGGAGCTCGTTCAATCAATATCCTGATAGGAACAAAGATGAAACAAGTAGCTAAGAAAGCTAAAAATAACTTTGCCCAGAATGCACTTAGAAGGTGTTCTTCCTTCTTCCGGTATTTTAAATAAAGAGATGTAATCATTAGATTTACTATGTTTAGCTCTCTCATCTTTTATTAAATTTAGAAATAAATGAATTATATTCAACATATTCGTCAATACCAGTAGCTACAGCATCTTTAACTCCAGTAGCCTCGGCCACACCTCCAACTAACCCTCCTAAGGGTCCTGTTCCCATTAAGGCAATATCAACAGCGAAAATAAGTCCGTTTCCTATAGTTGGCTTATTCATTAATTTTACTAATGATATTCCCGCACTAGTAGCTCCTAAAACTTTTCCGGTTACACTAGCATATCTCATGTAACCTTTATAAGGGCTCATATCCCCCCCTAAATGCGTTGCTACCACTCCTAGCCCTCCTTTTACATCATTGTTCATTCCTAGGTAATTAACTACAGTATTCATTTTGTCAAGCACTACATTTTCTTTAACTGGAGTTAGATCATTTTGCACTTCCTTCCATGCACTGAAAGCGGACTTCCCATCAGGAACCCATTCCCTATGAGTGCCTCTATCATAACTATCAATGTTGATTGTGCTCACTAGCTTAGATCCATTACTTAGGCGTCCTAATCCACCTTCCATTTCACCTTCAACAAAGGAGTTTGCCTGATCTATAGAAGGAGAATTTCCTAGAGCATTTCTTTCTATATCTAGATAAGTCATAAAGCGTTCTATCTCCTCCTTCTTATCTGTTTTATATCCTCCATTCGTTGCCTCCCAAAGACCCAGAAGATCAATATATCTTACTGGGTTATTTAAACCGTATCGGTATGGGCTTAGGCTCTCGGCCCAATGTGCAACAGCATCTGGAGAATGCCATCTGCCTATCTGTGGATCATAGTTTCTAAAACCATAGTTAATCCAGTTCAGCCCCAACTCCGTCTGCCTCTCCTTTCCGTTGTACTGGAAGAGGTGGTCCGGCGTTCCCTGCCTTTCGATGCCGGCCAGGTTGAGGCCCCAAGGGTCGTAGTGGTTCTCCTGCACCAGGATGCCGTGGCGGTGCTCCACCTCCAGGTCATCAAAGTACACGTCCACGTCCTCCACGGCGTCATGGCGCACCTCCACCCGCAGGTAGCCGGCCTTCTGGATCACCGGCACCGTAAGCTCCAGCATCTGGTGCGCCCCATTGAGCGAGGCCAGGTCCGTCACCGCCGCCTGGCCGTTGAGCCTAATATAGCCTGCCTCTAGGGTATCGCCGCTGAACTCCTCATCAAAGAGTATCCAGTGCAGGGAAGCCGTCGGAGCCGCCCCGGCGTCCGCGCCGCCAAGGGTGGCCACCACCGAGCCGGTGCTGTTCTTCACCTGCGTCAGGCCGCCGGCGTCGGTCACGGCCGTGTAGCCGGTGGCCGTGCCCAACAGGGCCCCGGCGATCACCGAGGCGTCCACCTGGCTGCGCCGCAAATCTACGTATTTGGCGTAAACTTTCGCCGTCACCGTGTCGCCCGGCAGCACCCTCAGGCTCAGCCCCGGCGTGGCCACGGCCCCGCGGTAGCTGTTGAGGCGCACCGCCTCGGTGGATGCCCCCACTGGGTAGGCCGTCTTGTGGGTATGGTCCAACCCCTCGTTGACACCGATCTTCGTGTTCTCAAAGCCGGTGAACTGCCTCTCCAGGCTGTCCCGCTCGGTCTCCATCGTGGCCAGGTGCACGTCCACAGCCCCCGGCTCGGCAAAGGTCACGCGCAGGTTGCCCAGGTGGTCCTTGAGGTGGTACTCGTAGCGCCAGCCGTCGCCCACGCCCGGCTCCTGCACCACGCGGCCCTCGGCCGTGTGCGCGAAGAGCGTGTCGCCCTGGTGCACGAACATGCCCACGTAGTCGGTCACCACTGAGTCCTTGCCCGTGGCGTACACGGTCTTGCGCAGCTTCTGGCCCCCGGCCGTGTAGTAGAAGCGCACGCTGCCCTGGTTGGTGATGGTCACCTTCGCAGGCAGGTTGAGCTGGTTGTAGGTCACCTTCGTGATCTTCTTGTTCTGGTCGGCCGTCATGTTGCCGTTGGCATCGTAGCCGTACTCCCAGGTGCTGGCCGTGCCCTCCGAGTAGGTGCGCGTCACGCCGTTAACAAAGTCGCCGGCCGGCCCCACCGTCTTCACCGCGTCGTTCACCGTGGCCAGACGGTTGCCCTCGTACCTGTAAGTGAGGTTATCCACCAGCCCCCAAGTGCGGGCCGCGGCAGGGTCATAGGCCTTGCCCGCGGTCATGCCGCGGCGCTGCAGCGAGAGGATGTTGCCGTTGTGGTCGTAGGTCAGCCCCGAGACGTTGTAGCGGTCCGTCTCAGCCGTCCAGCCCGAGCCGGTGTTAGCCTTGTACAAGCCGGACTTCAGGCGGCTGGCCTGGTCATAGCCGTAGCCGTAGCCGCGCTGCACTCCGTCTCCGATCGATGCCCAGAGCACCTCGGAGATGTTGCCGTTGAACTGCCCGGCAGTGCCCAGCTGCATACTCTCGTTGTAGGTGAGCTCCAGGCCGAACAGGTCCTTCCGCGGGTCACCCTCCTGCCCGACAAGCTGGCGGTCGTTGATCGAGGCAAGCCAGCCGCGGATGTTGTAGCGGTAGTCCACCTTCTGCAGGTAGTCCTTGCTGCCCTGCTTGTGCAGGCGCTTTTCCACCAGCTGGCCCAGCTCGTTGTAGCTGTTCTCTGAGAGCGTGACGGCCGGGAGCGAAGTAATAGTAGCCGCGTCTTGGCCCGTGCGCTGCAGGGTCTTGAGCGAGCGTCCCATGTGGTCGTAGGTGAAGGCGTTGTGCACAGCATAAGTGGCAGTTGTCCCCTTCTCATGCGTGGTGAGCGTCTCCAACACCTTGCCCGTGAAGTCGTATCGCGTGGTGGTGCGGTCTACCCCGCCCAGGTGGTTCTGTGCCACCGTCTGCACCGGGCGGTACTTCTCGTCGTAGAAGGTCGCCGTGGTCAGCCACAGCGGCACTTTGATTGACGGGTCGTTAGGGTCAGCCTTCTTGAGGTGGAGCGACTTGACGTAGGTGCCCGTCACCTGGCCGCGCACCCTGCTATTACTTGCTGTCACACCCGCCAAATGATCAGGCTTAAAGGCATAGCCGGAGAGGTAGCCGTAGTTGTAGTCGTCGTAGTAGGTCACCGAGAGCAGGTTCGCCTCCGTCACCGACGGGTAGGTGTTGGCTAGTGTGTAGCCCAGGCCGGTCGGGCCGGTTCTGGACTCAAATTGCGCGCGGCCCGCTCCAGCGTTATAAGCATCAACGGCTTTCTGCATGGCGTCTTGGCTGTTATTAGCCGTAGTGGTCACAAGCTCCCCTGTCATGATCGGGCGGCCCAGCACTTCATACTTGGTGAAGGACCACTTCCTCAGACCTCGCTGGTTAGCATCCTGCGTGAGGACCACCTCGTCGCGCTTGTTGTAGACCATCTGCACCGCGCCGGAGCCCGGCACCTGCTTCTCGATCAGTCTTCTTCGGCCGTCGTACTCGTATCGGAAGCACCAGCGGTCCTGGAAGGTGGGCGTGAGCGAGATCCGCCCCACCCCGTCCGGGGCAGGCAGCTCCTTGCGGTAGCCCTCAGGCTGGATCACCAGGCGCAGGTTGCCCAGGTCGTCGTAGAGGTACTGCGTGATCATGAAGCCTGCCTCTGTTTTGCTGTCCACCGTGGCCGCCTCCTGCACCTTCTTCATCACCACCCGGCCCTGCAGGTCCTTATACTCCACCGTCAGGGCACCCTGCTCATCGCGCGTCTCGGTCACGTACAGCATGCCTTTTTCATAAAAGCCTTGAGAGGTATAGGTTGCACTACGCGGGTAAAGTCCCTTGGTCGCCCAAGCAGCGCCATTCGCCAAAGTTGCTGTGTTACCATTTACCGATGCATCCGCAGCCGTTGTTCCTGTTCCCTCAGACATTCGCCAGTAGCCGGCAAGCCCTACTGCCGAAGAAGCAGCCACTTTTCGCATGCCACCAGCGATCTCGGCCTCTGTCTTTACAGTGCTCCACACCCGCAACTCATCAATGGCACCATTGAAGTACTGTGACCCGGACTGCCGCCCACCTATTCTGAAGTCGTTCTGAGTTGTGTTTGCATCCCCGATGGCTCCAGAAGCTGAATATGTGTGGGCTAGCCTGCCATTCAGGTAAGTCCTAACATAGCCTCCACCGTACGCCACGGCCACGTGACTCCAGGTGTAGAGCGGTGCCTTGGCGGTAGATTTAATCGCTTTCCAACCTGGTGAGGTATTGGCCAAAGCCCAGCCAACGCTGCCGTCAGGGTAGCGCGCAACCCAATACTCTCCCTCCTTGGAGGCAATGATTCCGCCGGAAGTAGCATTGCTCCCATTGCCTGTAGGGTAAATCCATGCCTCCACAGTCACCGACTCAGTCATCTTCAGTGGGGCCTTGTCGCCCACAAGCAGGTAGTCGTTCACGCCGTCAAAGCGCATAGCCGTGCCCATGGGGTTGTCGCTCTCAGACGGTGTGTAGGCGTTCACCTGCCACAGGCGCACCTCGCCCGCGACGTTCGCGCGCTGGATAAGCTTAATCGTGTGGTCCGTGCTTGTCTCTGCCGGCAGGCCATCCGGCTGCCAGGCCTCCCCCGGGGCGCCCTGCTTAAGCACCCGGTTCAGCGGGGATGCCTCATACACCGGAACGGCCCAAGGTTCCGAGGTCTTGGCAATCGTCGGGTTTGCCTGATTTGTAAGGCTGTAGAAGCCTGCCTGCTCAGCGGTGGCATCGGGCCTGTAGGCCCCGCCCTGCCCCATCACGTAGGGGAGGTAAGTCTTCTCTACCCGTCCCAAGGCGTCGTAGCTCACCGGAGTAACGATATCCTTCTTAAAGGGGCTACCTTGAGTCTGCACCGTCTGCAGCTCCCGTCCCAGCCCGTCGAAGTAGGTGATCTTCTGCACCACCTCGCCCACCGGCAGGCGGTCGGCATCGGCCGCGCTCTGTACACCAGCCTTCATCACAGTGTTCTCCACGATGTAGTTCATGTTCTGTGCGTCTCGTGCCAGCCTTACGGCCTTCCCCGGAGAGGTAGCCGTGTTTATCGCTCCGCTGTTGGCTACCCGGACGCTATAGATTCCTGAATCTTTGACCACCACGGTTCTACTCGTTGCGCCTGTAATAGCTACTCCGTCCCTCAGCCACTGATAAGTGGTGTAGGTGTAATTAGTAGAAAATGTCACACTAGCACCGGGAACAAGGTCTGTCGAACCACTTTGTACAGTCACTACCGGGGACGGGTAAATGGTCGCCGTTACAGCTCTGCGTCCACTCTCGCACCCTTGGCTGTTTCTGACAGACACATAGTAGGTTTTGGAGGAGGATAGATTAGGGGAATAGCTTGTGCCGGTGTGAAAATGCGTTCCCCCAGAGGATACGCTGTACCAATGGTAGGTGTAACCTGTGACAGGAGAGGAAACGTTCAACGTCACTGTACCTGCCCCGATGCGGGAGGAAGAGGATACAGTTGGTGTGGCTGGCGCCGGGTTCACCGTAACCACCGCACTGCCGCTCATGGTGGTGGCACAGCCGGAGGAGTTGGTGCCCACTACTGTGTAAGTACCCCCTACGGTCTGGTTGCCAAAGCTCAGAGCCGAGCCCGTGCCTGATATAGCTGATCCTACGTTTATCCCATCACGGCGCAATTGGTAACTTACACCGCCCTGGCTGCCGGAAAGCCCTACGGCCGCACTGCCGCCCGCACAGAAACTGCCACCACCAGTCATGCTGTAGACTGCCGGCTGGATGCTTGAAACGGAAACAGTATTGCTGGTAAACTCGCCATTGGGATTCCTGGCTTTCAGATAATAATTGCCATTCTGAGATACCGTGAAGTTAACTGTCTCACCGTTCCCTGTCGTTACTAGGCCGTTGGGGCCATACAAGTAATAACTGAATACGCAGTCTGCAGGAGGATAAGCCTGCAGCGTTGCACTGGAGCAGCCTTGGCTCACAAGTCTGAGAGATATGCTGTTACAGTATGTTCCGCCACCGCCACCACCGCCAGGAGGAGGCAAAGCATTGATTGAGACATCCTCCTTTTTTGTTTCATCCTTTTTTTTTGTTTCCTTCTCCTTTTTATCGTTCTGCGCAAAAGCAAGGATCGGCGCAAGGAGTAAAAGCATCAGTGCAAGTGAGGCTACTTGCTTGATTTTGTATAAGCTTGTCATATATAAGGGTGAATTCGGTGGTTATTTCCTGTAGTTGTACTCGTAGCTTTTCAATACATTACCCGCATCATCCTTCACCGCTTGAAGGCGACCAATACCGTCGTACTCATAATGGGTCGTGCGCCCGTTAGGATCGGTCTGGGTGGTCATGCCCACTAAAGGCACATAAGTGTAGGTGGTGACCATAGCGCCAGGCAGCTGGGAGCGCAACCCGTTGAGCTGGTCCAACTGCGCCTGGGAGGGTGTGGTACTGGTAGCCAAGGCCTCAACGGCCGCCATGCCCCCTAGCGCAGCCTCAACTTCTGCGTAGGAGGCATTGACTATCTGGGCGACAGGGTGCACCCTGCGGTAGGACCAGAGGTAGGTAACGTGAGGGCCTTTATCCTTGGAGACATCCAGCGGGTTGCCTTCCCTATCGTAGCCGTGGAAGCGAAGTAGTGGCTGGGGCGGTGTCCCATTAATAATCCGCTCTGTCAAGGCCGGCGCGAAGACACCCTCTCCCCAGCTTCCATAGACGGTTTTGTTCGCCTCTAACAGCACCCCGTCCCGGTAGCTTGCCTCCTCAACCACAGGCGAGAGCATCCCCTGCTGCTGCATCGCATCGTAAGGAGCCGTTCCGGTGAAGTCTACCGGATACTTGAGCCTGCTCTCTAGAATACCCCCTTTGCTGTCCGTCGTCTCTTGGCGGGTCAGCTGGTGAAGCTTCGGGGTGCGCTCATAGAAGTACTCCTCCCTCTCCGTCACGCTGTTGCCAGCATCATCGTAGGTTGTAACCGTCCTGCTTCTTGGCTTATCGAAACCGGTGTAACGCTTGTAGTAAGGAAGCTGCTTGGGGTAATAAATGTAATGTCCTTCAGGATTAGCCCTGCTTACCTGATAATTATCAACCCCATAATACCATCCAACATAGCCGGTATTATTAACACCATCAAAAAAGTCAGCGGGGGAGCTATCAATACGAATTTGATCCTCCTGATGGCTGATCATGTCCGTATTGATTTCCTCAACATAATCCTCATCTGACGAAATGGCAAGGTGGGGAGAGTTATCATAGTAAGTATATGTTTCTTCTTGCACTACATCCTCCCCCTTAAATAACTTTTTCCTTAATAACTTGCCCCTTAACCATTCCTGTGGCTCATACAGTCCTCTCTGTTGTCCCCGGTAGTATTCACTAAAGAAAGGCCGGGCAAATGAGTAGACGTAAGAAGTCCTTAGCAAGGGCTTGTTGGGAGAAAGAAAGTCTATGTCCTTCTCGTCAACGTACTCATACACACTATAAGCACCCGCTGTCGTCTCCAGAGGCAAAATGGAATTTGACTGCACAGTGAACCCCCAGTAGGCAAAGTCAGGATCCCATCCTGGAGTTACTACTTTTATATGTCTATGATGGTACTTTGGCAAAGCAGTCACACGGCCTGAAGAACTTGATGTGCCTGGAGTAATGTAACTAAATGCCTTTTGCCTAGCCAAAGCCCCGTCATAGTTGTAGTAGTTTATACTATCCACACGCAAGCCTCCTACGTGTATGAAATCTTCCTTAAGCTCCCTCCAGCGGATTGTGAAATTAGTACTGTGCCGCTGGTCATTTACTGGTGTTCCTGAGGCGTCATACTGGGTCATCTTAATGATCATTTCATACTCGCCGTTGTAGAGCATAATCGGGTCTGAGTTTGACCCGGTGCGCTTGTAAGGGTAGCTGCGGTCAGTGATAAAGAAATTCTTTATCAACTCCCTACTGTTGTCAGTTGGGTTTATGCGCTCGAGACGGAACTCAACATCGTTCTGCAGGTAGGAAAGCTCTTCATCATTGATGCCGAAGTCTGTATAACAAGACCATCCTAGTCCTATGTATTTATATCCATTGGAGATCGTAAAGCGTTTCCTAAAGTACCTCGTGTTGCCCTGTACTTCATTGGGCTCAGGATAGAAGTTATCCCTGGAATGGCCGCTGATGTACATGGATGCAAGTGTGTCCTTAAAACTATTGTCCTGGTAATCATCCAACAACTCTCTGGGAAACTCATGCAGAAGCCCCGCAAGGTTACTCCCGTACACAAACTCAGTTTTTCCTCCCTCCGGGTATTGGATGCTTTTCAGCACAAAGGCCTTGCTCTTCTCAGGTTGAACCCTCCTGTCACCTCCACTAAGCATCTCCGGAGCAACATTGGGAATGAAAGTTTGATTGTTGATTCCGTTGAAGTAGCCCCAGTGGTCTTGTGCATAGGAGTATTTACTCGGCAGAGGGCCCTCGTTATGGTAATCGAACCTGTATACGAGAGGAGCAGCGCCAGTACCGGTGACGGAGACAGAATCCAGGCGAAGTCTCTTATGCCTGTAGTCTGCGTTCGTGTTCATGTGTGGCCCCTCAAAAGCACTGCCTTGAAAATAGCTATAGTTAAAAACAACCTTGCGTACTAACACCCCATTCTTATCCCTAACCTCGATATCACTTAGCGCTTGGGTGGGCATATCTTCGCGAGGAACGGTTATGAAGCTGACTGTACCACTGGGAAAAGTAATAGTCTTTATTCTTGAGTCATAGTATTTAAGGTTTGAGTGGAAAACCTCCTCGCTATACCCATTACTCTCCAAATACGTGTACTTTTGCCCTGAAAGCTTTGAGGAGACATAGTCAAACCGGTCATAGGCAAAGTCAATGCTCTGATTGAAGGAGTTTGACACTCTCACAATCTGCCAACCATTATCCACTGTCTCGGAAGCCGTAGCCATATCCATTAGAGATATCTTACCGTCTTTCCCAAGTTCAACGAGTGCCCCACTTGGAAGCCTTAAGGCAAACTGGTCAATTTTGCCGTTCACTTTGTCATAAGCAATATCGACGTCTTCCTTGGGAAAGGTAATGAACTTATTCATGTGCTGACTATACATAAACTTTCCTGAGGTGCCCGGGACAGAATAGTAAAATTCATCAGGCATATAGTCTCTATTTCCGTACTTAGCTGATCTTATGTAATCTTTCCGAAGATTTAGGTAAGGGTCTTCATTGATATTAGGCAGGCTCAAATAGTAGGAAACAGTGTTTCCATAATTCGTCTCCGATAGGTAATATTCCTCATCAGGCTCTCCTTTTACCACCCGGGTAACCTGCCCGCCATAGGAGAGGCTCCATCCAAGACCAACCCAGGTGGCCTCTTGGTCTACACGGATACCGCCGGCATGGTAGTTCAGGGAGATGGGCACTGTCACGTCCTTAATGGATATCTCATAGAGCGGTATGCTGATGTTAGGCACTCCAGTGAAAGTCGAGACTGGAGTTTCTACGAATCGATTCAAAGCACTGACTTCCGGGGTTTTTACATTTACAACATTTGGTACTGTCTGTGCGTGGGACTGTCCGATGAGGAGCAGCAGGCAGAACAGGATTAGCGTTCTCATGCATGCAGCTTTAGAAAGCTTTATTCGGTATAAGTTCGTCATATGTAAGGGTGTATCGGGTGGTTATTTTCTGTAGTAGTACTCATAGCTCTGCAGCACACCGCCCGCCTCGTCCTTCGCCGCCTGAAGGCGGCGAAGGACGAGGCGGGCGTATTTGAAATGGGGCGTGTGCCCGTCGGGGTCGGTGTGGAACATTATGCCTACCAAAGGCTGATAGGTGTAGTTGGTGACCTTGGCTACAGGATGGTCAAAGACGGTGTCCATAGAGGCCGGAGCGCATGGAGCAGATAGACTAAAGGCGTGGCAGAGGGCAGGAACTCTGCACTGGTACAACATTTTAAACATAAGTTCGTTTATAGCTTGGGTCGTATGGCGCTTTTCAGCAATGGCGCTAATTTAGACACCCGCCTTCTTCCCAAAAAAGGAAGACTCTGCTCTTCTTATCACTATTCAATAATAAACAATAACTTATCTTTTAAGATGATTAGCCCACAGGGGAAGTATTTGTTGCAGACAGAGGCTATACGCTACTGCTTAAAAGTAACGTAAGAGGAATGGTTGAAATTAGTGAACAGAGTGCTTAATATCGTAGGATTTAGGCAACTATAACACATGTTATGTAAACCAAATGAAGTTTCAAGGTCGCAAATCCTACTGCCTATGGGTAGAGGATGTGTGTACAGTTATAACTTTACCCGATTTGTAATGAAGCAATAATATTTTGCTACTTTTCCTCCTTCGACATCAATCTGTCCCTTAGCCGCTGCATGTCCTCCCCCACCTTCACATCGAGTATCTTGGCGTAGTGCTGAGTAATCCTCAGGTTGGTATGGCCCAGCATCTTCGAGACTCTCTCCATCGGCACCCCGTTGAGCAGCTTGACGGCGGTGGCGAAGGTGTGGCGGGCGGTGTGGAAGGTCATCTGCTTTTAAATCCCGCAAAGGGCGGCGATCTCCTTCAAGTAAGCGTTCATCTTCTGGTTGCTCGGCACCGGCAGCACCCTCCCTTCATGAAGGCACTGCGGGTGCAGTCTGTACTTATTGATGATACTGAGCGCTGTTGGCAGCAGGGGAATCCGGGAGGGCGTGTCCGTTTTCTGTCTCTGCTTGAATATCCACTGCTCCCCGTCAATACCCTTTTGTATGTCCGTGTGCCTCAGCTTCTGCACGTCCACATAGGCAAGGCCCGTGAAGCAGCTGAACAGGAAGATGTCCCGCACCTGCGCCAGGCGTTCTGTAGGAAACTCCTTTTCCGCCAGCCGCTGCAGCTCGTCCTCTGAGAGGAACACCCGCTCCACTGTCTTTACCTTGGATTTATAGTTTGCGAAGGGATCTGAGGAAATCCACCCGTTGGCCAGGCAGATGCGGATGATCTTGCCGAAGTTCTTGATGTACTTGACGGCAGTGTTGTTGGAGCACTTGCGTACGCTGCGCAGGTAGAATTCATAGTCGGAGACAAAGGCATGGTTTATCTCACTGATCTCCATGTCCTCCACCCCGTACTTCCACTTCATAAACTCCTGCGTGTGCTTGAGTGAAGTGGTGTAGCGCTCCAGGGTGCCGGGGGCAAACCCATCCCCGACCAGGGCCGCTGCCTTGGTGCCTATGGCGCGACCCGCGGAGGAAATCCACCTCTCTGGCTCAACAGACCTGCTTGTGGTTAACTCAGCCCGCTTGCCGGCCACAGTGACACGCAGGTAGATCGGCACGGGGCCTGTTTGGTAGTTCTTCGGTTTCTTCAGGTAAAAGAGGAGACTGAAATTGATGCTCATAACGGTGACTTAAAAGGTTAAACAAAAGTAGCCTTGCAGTCAACCGCAGTCAAGATGCACAGTTTCCGTACACCTTGTTTATCAACCAGTTACACCTCTATTCGGTGAGAAAATTGTGGATTTTAAGGAACTCACCGGACAACTCACCTAAAGTATAGGAAAAGGTACAAAATTTAGGAGCCTGGTAAAAACAAAAAAGCCTGCAAATAAAAATTTGCAGGCTTTGCAGAGAGTGAGGGATTCGAACCCCCGGACCTGTTACAGTCAACGGTTTTCAAGACCGCCGCGTTCGACCACTCCGCCAACTCTCTGTCTTAATTCGTGTACAAAAGTATGGGCTCTGATTGATTTTACCAAACGATACGGCAAAATTTTTCTTCACTTTTTAGATCATCACACACAACCTCCTGATCATCAAATACAAAAATTACTCCTGCAGCTTCACAAAAATATTCGCCTGCATGCTC is a genomic window containing:
- a CDS encoding transposase → MEKREYDASFKRMAIDLTYARGSVKEVALELGIDPGRLSKWRQKEGTPIRSAEGLTDEQKEIKRLQKELKEAQLERDILKKAISIFSKGDGRYTDS
- a CDS encoding LamG-like jellyroll fold domain-containing protein, which codes for MTSLYKIKQVASLALMLLLLAPILAFAQNDKKEKETKKKDETKKEDVSINALPPPGGGGGGGTYCNSISLRLVSQGCSSATLQAYPPADCVFSYYLYGPNGLVTTGNGETVNFTVSQNGNYYLKARNPNGEFTSNTVSVSSIQPAVYSMTGGGSFCAGGSAAVGLSGSQGGVSYQLRRDGINVGSAISGTGSALSFGNQTVGGTYTVVGTNSSGCATTMSGSAVVTVNPAPATPTVSSSSRIGAGTVTLNVSSPVTGYTYHWYSVSSGGTHFHTGTSYSPNLSSSKTYYVSVRNSQGCESGRRAVTATIYPSPVVTVQSGSTDLVPGASVTFSTNYTYTTYQWLRDGVAITGATSRTVVVKDSGIYSVRVANSGAINTATSPGKAVRLARDAQNMNYIVENTVMKAGVQSAADADRLPVGEVVQKITYFDGLGRELQTVQTQGSPFKKDIVTPVSYDALGRVEKTYLPYVMGQGGAYRPDATAEQAGFYSLTNQANPTIAKTSEPWAVPVYEASPLNRVLKQGAPGEAWQPDGLPAETSTDHTIKLIQRANVAGEVRLWQVNAYTPSESDNPMGTAMRFDGVNDYLLVGDKAPLKMTESVTVEAWIYPTGNGSNATSGGIIASKEGEYWVARYPDGSVGWALANTSPGWKAIKSTAKAPLYTWSHVAVAYGGGYVRTYLNGRLAHTYSASGAIGDANTTQNDFRIGGRQSGSQYFNGAIDELRVWSTVKTEAEIAGGMRKVAASSAVGLAGYWRMSEGTGTTAADASVNGNTATLANGAAWATKGLYPRSATYTSQGFYEKGMLYVTETRDEQGALTVEYKDLQGRVVMKKVQEAATVDSKTEAGFMITQYLYDDLGNLRLVIQPEGYRKELPAPDGVGRISLTPTFQDRWCFRYEYDGRRRLIEKQVPGSGAVQMVYNKRDEVVLTQDANQRGLRKWSFTKYEVLGRPIMTGELVTTTANNSQDAMQKAVDAYNAGAGRAQFESRTGPTGLGYTLANTYPSVTEANLLSVTYYDDYNYGYLSGYAFKPDHLAGVTASNSRVRGQVTGTYVKSLHLKKADPNDPSIKVPLWLTTATFYDEKYRPVQTVAQNHLGGVDRTTTRYDFTGKVLETLTTHEKGTTATYAVHNAFTYDHMGRSLKTLQRTGQDAATITSLPAVTLSENSYNELGQLVEKRLHKQGSKDYLQKVDYRYNIRGWLASINDRQLVGQEGDPRKDLFGLELTYNESMQLGTAGQFNGNISEVLWASIGDGVQRGYGYGYDQASRLKSGLYKANTGSGWTAETDRYNVSGLTYDHNGNILSLQRRGMTAGKAYDPAAARTWGLVDNLTYRYEGNRLATVNDAVKTVGPAGDFVNGVTRTYSEGTASTWEYGYDANGNMTADQNKKITKVTYNQLNLPAKVTITNQGSVRFYYTAGGQKLRKTVYATGKDSVVTDYVGMFVHQGDTLFAHTAEGRVVQEPGVGDGWRYEYHLKDHLGNLRVTFAEPGAVDVHLATMETERDSLERQFTGFENTKIGVNEGLDHTHKTAYPVGASTEAVRLNSYRGAVATPGLSLRVLPGDTVTAKVYAKYVDLRRSQVDASVIAGALLGTATGYTAVTDAGGLTQVKNSTGSVVATLGGADAGAAPTASLHWILFDEEFSGDTLEAGYIRLNGQAAVTDLASLNGAHQMLELTVPVIQKAGYLRVEVRHDAVEDVDVYFDDLEVEHRHGILVQENHYDPWGLNLAGIERQGTPDHLFQYNGKERQTELGLNWINYGFRNYDPQIGRWHSPDAVAHWAESLSPYRYGLNNPVRYIDLLGLWEATNGGYKTDKKEEIERFMTYLDIERNALGNSPSIDQANSFVEGEMEGGLGRLSNGSKLVSTINIDSYDRGTHREWVPDGKSAFSAWKEVQNDLTPVKENVVLDKMNTVVNYLGMNNDVKGGLGVVATHLGGDMSPYKGYMRYASVTGKVLGATSAGISLVKLMNKPTIGNGLIFAVDIALMGTGPLGGLVGGVAEATGVKDAVATGIDEYVEYNSFISKFNKR